CCTCGCGCATCTTTTCAAAGAACAGGTAGGCATACCGATACGCATGTTTCGCACCTGGATTAGGCTGAAAACCGCCGCGCAGTATCTGAGCGAAGGTATGCTGCTCACCGAAGCGGCGTTGCGAGCGGGGTTTTACGATTCGGCGCACTTCGCGAATACCTTTCGCGACACGTTCGGCCTGCCGCCCTCTGCCGTGTTCGGACAGCAGCGGGCTCTCAAATGGTTCATCGCGAGTGCCACCGCGGCAGCGCTCGCGTAAATTTCAGATGCGCGTCAGGTGTGCGAGAATTTCGGGATGCCCCGGCGCGAGTTCAAGGGCTTTCTTGAGTGTCTTGCGCGCCGCTGCGGTATTGCCGCGATTGGCGTAGATCATGCCGAGCGTATCCAGATACGAAGGATTTTTGGGTTCGCGTGTCAGGGCTTTTTTGACGAGGGCGAGCGCTTCGGTGTAGTTCTTTTCGAGACGGCAATAGACGAAAGCCAGCGAGTTCATGCCATTCGCATTCTCGGGGTCGTTTTCCATAAGGCGCGCGAGCACGCGCTCGGCTTCCATGAGTTTATTCTGTTTTTCGAGCGCATAGCCGAGCATGCTCAGAAGCTGCATGTCGTTACGGCGATCACGCGAGGCTTCGTTCAGAATCTGTTCGGCCTCGGCAAAACGGCGGCGCTTGAGCAGAGTCAAGGCGAGCATTTTGCGTACATCGGGTAAAAGCCTCAGTTCATCGAGTTCGATAATCTTACGAAAAAGTTCTTCGGCTTTTTCCCACTGGTGAAGCTGAAAGAGGCAAAGGGCCTCGTAATAAGAAAACTCGAGGTCGCCCGGCACGATCTGTGCGGCGTCTTCAAAGCGTGCGAGTGCCTGCACGAAGTCTTTGCGACGGTAAGCGCGCTTCGCTTCGCTCTTGATGCGCGACAGCTCTTCGACCTGCTGCAGCGACAGTTCGGTCGGGCCATCTGCCTGTTTCTTGATCAAGGGGTTCGGTTTGCCAAGGCCCATATATTCGCCGATCGAAACGGTTTTTTTAGCGGGCTTGCCTGCATTAGTCGTGTTCTTTAAGTTTTGCGTGGTCTGTTGCATCGATCGAGAGCGGAGTGATGACTGTACAACCCCGGTCGTACCAGTAGAAATCGGTCTCCGCCTCACCTCCGTGACTTAGTACCGAACCGCCCAAATTCAGCAGCATGCTGCCGTCGTCTTGCTGTTCGCGCCTATAGTTATCTCGGTAGATTCGGCGTCCCAATTTAGCCCATTTTATGTCTCCCGCATCTTCGGCCGTCATGGGAATATTGACGTTCAGCAGAAAATTCTGGTCGGCGTCAGCGCTGAAACGGGCGAAAATTTCAGCAAAGATGTCAGCAACCTTGGCAAAATCACCCGATGCATCGAGATACCCGCACGAGACGGCGAAAGAGGGCACCCCATGTATAAAGGTGTGGCGGGCGGCGCCGACCGTGCCGCTGTACCAGATATCCTGGCCCATGTTGACGCCTTTGTTGATACCTGAAACGCAGAAGTCGAATTGCGGCGCTAGGCCTGAATGCAGCGCCACGTTGACACAATCGACCGGAAAAGCGTCGACTTCATAGGTGCGCTCGTCGAGGCGAATCACCGGCACATCGGTGTGTATAGATAGCGCCATACTCGTCGCGCTTTTCTCTTCGGCGGGTGCGAACACCCAGGTTTCGCCGAACGCCTCGAGCCGTTCGCGCAGGCGCAAGAGCCCGGGAAATTTAAGGCCGTCGTCGTTTGAAATAAGAATGCGCATAGTTACTCCAGTTCTTTCAGGTATCGACTCTGCGGAAAAGCTTCGCTGAGTTTTTTGCGAAATGATTCGAATTCGGCCGTTTTCTTGATCGCGCGAAACGACTGCGCGGCCCTGTAGAGCGCTCGTTCATAGACCACCTCGTCGCGCGAATCTGAGAAGGCAACCCGGCTGAATTCGCGTGCGGCCGGTTCAAATTCTTGTTTCGCGTAGAGCAGCTCGCCGATATTGAGGCGTGCTT
The sequence above is a segment of the Turneriella parva DSM 21527 genome. Coding sequences within it:
- a CDS encoding tetratricopeptide repeat protein — translated: MQQTTQNLKNTTNAGKPAKKTVSIGEYMGLGKPNPLIKKQADGPTELSLQQVEELSRIKSEAKRAYRRKDFVQALARFEDAAQIVPGDLEFSYYEALCLFQLHQWEKAEELFRKIIELDELRLLPDVRKMLALTLLKRRRFAEAEQILNEASRDRRNDMQLLSMLGYALEKQNKLMEAERVLARLMENDPENANGMNSLAFVYCRLEKNYTEALALVKKALTREPKNPSYLDTLGMIYANRGNTAAARKTLKKALELAPGHPEILAHLTRI
- the surE gene encoding 5'/3'-nucleotidase SurE, with amino-acid sequence MRILISNDDGLKFPGLLRLRERLEAFGETWVFAPAEEKSATSMALSIHTDVPVIRLDERTYEVDAFPVDCVNVALHSGLAPQFDFCVSGINKGVNMGQDIWYSGTVGAARHTFIHGVPSFAVSCGYLDASGDFAKVADIFAEIFARFSADADQNFLLNVNIPMTAEDAGDIKWAKLGRRIYRDNYRREQQDDGSMLLNLGGSVLSHGGEAETDFYWYDRGCTVITPLSIDATDHAKLKEHD